In Elusimicrobiota bacterium, one DNA window encodes the following:
- a CDS encoding transposase, translating into MKRREWEPKKKAMIVLQGLRGKAIADLCSEHQISQAQYYQWRDHFLANTDRIFDKHPDKKQFRLQEENARLKH; encoded by the coding sequence ATGAAACGAAGAGAATGGGAACCGAAAAAGAAAGCCATGATCGTCCTCCAAGGACTACGCGGTAAAGCCATCGCGGACCTGTGTAGCGAACACCAAATCAGCCAGGCCCAGTATTACCAGTGGCGTGACCACTTTTTGGCCAATACCGACCGCATCTTTGACAAACACCCCGACAAGAAACAGTTTCGACTCCAGGAGGAGAACGCCCGGCTCAAGCACTGA